From one Eucalyptus grandis isolate ANBG69807.140 chromosome 9, ASM1654582v1, whole genome shotgun sequence genomic stretch:
- the LOC104419195 gene encoding protein SIEVE ELEMENT OCCLUSION B, with translation MAMTTMTTDKVMPLSMQRLIKGGDRSMIALSDDSVMMKQVVETHAPDGREVDVKPLLLLVEDILNRATLTVDTLADTGSTKHAENMEDKIYQANFNATLDVLSPIIERISCELSAKALSGSEAHATTLTLLNMLAPFSWDAKLVLTLAAFAFNYGEFWLLAQIQSSNQLAKSMAVLKQMTLIMEHSAALKSRFDKLNSLIQAMLEVTRCVVKLKELPSAYISSDVPALSTAMAHVTTAVYWTIRSAVACASQITNLTTFGYEFITSPTEAWDLSTLHHKLKNIYEHLQKQIDICNQYIEEKRYLEAYQNLLNLFETIHIDNMKILKALIYPKDDILPLVEGTTKKRVNLEVLRRKNVLLLISGLEILQDELAILEQIHSESKTHATRHEIHQYELVWIPMVDRSVEWTDPMQKKFETLQSTMPWYTVYDPNLIQKAAIRLIKEKWHFRNKPILVVLDPQGKVVSPNAIHMMWIWGSNAFPFTTLREEALWREEKWRLELLVDGMDPTILNWISDGKYIFLYGGDDIEWIRKFTAAARQVALAARIPLEMVYVGKSNKREKVRQVIATINVEKLSSTWQDPTLVWYFWTRLESMLFSKIQLGKADEEDHMMQQIKRLLSFDKAGGWAVLSRGSAITVNGHGTTVLPALLEYDLWKEHVATKGYDVAFKEHHDKIHDVTHPCCRFEFQSMGGRIPEGMRCPDCQRRMEKLTTFVCCHDEVVPTI, from the exons ATGGCCATGACGACGATGACGACCGACAAGGTGATGCCGCTCTCCATGCAGAGGCTGATCAAGGGAGGGGATCGGAGCATGATCGCGTTGTCCGACGACAGCGTGATGATGAAGCAGGTTGTGGAGACTCACGCCCCCGACGGCCGCGAGGTTGACGTGAAGCCACTACTCCTCCTCGTCGAGGACATCCTCAACCGCGCGACCTTGACTGTGGACACTCTCGCCGACACG GGATCGACAAAGCACGCGGAAAACATGGAGGACAAGATTTACCAGGCCAACTTCAACGCCACGCTTGATGTGCTGTCCCCTATCATCGAACGGATTTCCTGCGAG CTATCTGCGAAAGCACTGAGTGGGAGCGAGGCCCATGCGACCACGCTCACTTTATTGAACATGCTCGCCCCCTTCTCGTGGGATGCCAAGCTGGTGCTGACCCTGGCGGCCTTTGCCTTCAACTACGGCGAGTTCTGGCTCTTGGCCCAGATCCAGTCCTCCAACCAGCTTGCCAAGTCGATGGCCGTCCTGAAGCAGATGACCCTGATCATGGAGCACTCGGCCGCACTCAAGTCCCGGTTCGATAAGCTCAACAGCCTCATCCAGGCCATGCTGGAAGTCACGAGGTGCGTGGTGAAACTCAAGGAGCTTCCCTCAGCTTATATCTCCAGCGACGTCCCTGCACTGTCAACCGCCATGGCCCATGTCACAACTGCCGTCTACTGGACCATAAGGAGCGCTGTGGCTTGTGCTAGCCAGATCACCAACCTCACAACCTTCGGCTACGA GTTCATAACATCCCCAACTGAGGCATGGGATCTGTCAACCTTGCATCACAAACTGAAGAACATATATGAACATTTGCAGAAGCAAATTGACATATGTAACCAATACATAG AGGAAAAGCGGTATCTCGAAGCATATCAGAATCTCCTGAATCTCTTTGAAACAATCCACATCGACAATATGAAGATCCTGAAGGCTCTGATTTATCCCAAAGATGATATTCTGCCTCTCGTCGAGGGGACTACAAAGAAAAGG GTCAACCTTGAAGTCCTGAGGAGGAAAAACGTGTTGCTGCTGATCTCAGGGCTAGAAATCTTGCAGGATGAGCTGGCCATCCTGGAGCAGATCCACAGCGAATCCAAGACGCACGCGACACGGCATGAGATCCACCAGTATGAGCTGGTGTGGATCCCCATGGTGGACCGTTCGGTCGAGTGGACCGACCCAATGCAGAAAAAGTTCGAGACCCTGCAGTCCACAATGCCGTGGTACACCGTGTACGACCCAAACCTGATCCAAAAGGCGGCGATCCGGCTCATCAAGGAGAAGTGGCACTTCAGGAACAAGCCCATCCTGGTGGTGCTTGACCCACAAGGCAAGGTTGTGTCCCCCAATGCCATTCACATGATGTGGATTTGGGGAAGCAATGCCTTCCCTTTCACTACGCTGAGAGAGGAGGCTCTGTGGAGAGAAGAGAAATGGAGGCTTGAGCTTCTTGTCGATGGCATGGATCCAACAATTCTGAATTGG ATTAGCGATGGCAAGTACATATTCTTGTACGGTGGCGATGACATCGAGTGGATCCGCAAGTTCACCGCGGCGGCACGCCAGGTCGCGCTGGCCGCGAGGATTCCCCTGGAGATGGTCTATGTGGGCAAGAGCAACAAGCGAGAGAAGGTGCGGCAAGTGATTGCGACCATCAATGTTGAGAAGCTGAGCTCCACCTGGCAGGACCCGACCTTGGTGTGGTACTTCTGGACCCGGCTGGAGTCGATGCTCTTCTCGAAGATCCAACTTGGGAAGGCAGACGAGGAGGACCACATGATGCAGCAGATCAAGAGGCTACTCAGCTTCGACAAGGCGGGGGGGTGGGCAGTGCTGAGCCGGGGGTCAGCCATCACGGTGAACGGGCACGGGACCACGGTCCTGCCGGCGCTGCTGGAGTACGACCTGTGGAAGGAGCATGTGGCTACCAAGGGGTACGACGTGGCGTTCAAGGAGCACCACGACAAGATCCACGACGTGACGCATCCATGCTGCCGGTTCGAGTTCCAGAGCATGGGGGGAAGGATCCCGGAGGGCATGCGGTGCCCCGACTGCCAGAGACGCatggagaagctcaccaccttCGTCTGCTGCCATGATGAGGTTGTTCCCACCATCTGA
- the LOC104419196 gene encoding protein SIEVE ELEMENT OCCLUSION B: MAMMTTTSKMMPPAMQRLIKGGDRSMITMSDDTAMMKQVTDTHAPDGREVDVKPLLLLVEDILNRATLTASTPTMGSLYAEHMEDKGYQASFNAVLDVLSYTIERISCELSAKALTGGEAHSTTLAICSMLAPFSWDAKLVLTLAAFAFNYGEFWLLAQIYTTNQLAKSMAILKQLPMIMEHSGALKSRFDALNGLIQAMLKVTRCVVDLKDLPSAYISSEAPALSAAMAHVPTAVYWTIRSAVACASQITSLTSYGIEYISSTTEAWELSTMDHKLKNIYEHLQKQIDICKQYIDEKRDIEAYQTLLNLFETIHIDNMKVLKALIYPKDDILPLVEGTSKKRVNLEVLRRRNVLLLISGLDISQDELSILEQIHSESKAHASRHDIHQYELVWIPLVERAGELTGPMQTKFETLQSTMPWYTVYHPNLIHKAVIRFIKEKWHFRNKPILVVLDPQGKVVSPNAIHMMWIWGSNAFPFTTLREESLWRDEAWRLELLVDGIDQTILNWIKDGKYIFMYGGDDIEWIRKFTSEARKVALAANISLEMVYVGKNSKREKVRRVIETINFEKLSHTWVDLAMVWFFWTRLESMLFSKIQLGKVDESDDLMQQIKRLLSFDKVGGWAILSKGSSITVNGHGTTVLPTLLEYDLWREHVPTKGYDVAFKEHHDKIHDITHPCCRFEFQSTAGRIPESMRCPECQRKMEKLTTFVCCHDEAIPTIYD, from the exons ATGGCCATGATGACCACGACCAGCAAGATGATGCCACCCGCCATGCAGAGGCTGATCAAGGGCGGGGATCGGAGCATGATCACGATGTCCGATGACACTGCGATGATGAAGCAGGTCACGGACACTCATGCCCCTGATGGCCGCGAGGTTGATGTGAAGccactcctcctcctcgtcgagGACATCCTCAACCGCGCTACCTTGACTGCTAGCACCCCCACCATG GGATCCCTATACGCGGAACACATGGAGGACAAGGGTTACCAGGCAAGCTTCAACGCCGTGCTCGACGTGCTGTCCTATACCATCGAGCGGATTTCCTGCGAG CTATCCGCGAAAGCGCTGACTGGTGGCGAGGCGCATTCGACCACGCTCGCCATATGCAGCATGCTCGCCCCCTTCTCGTGGGACGCCAAGCTGGTGCTGACGCTGGCGGCCTTCGCCTTCAACTATGGCGAGTTCTGGCTCTTGGCCCAGATCTACACTACCAACCAGCTTGCCAAGTCGATGGCAATCCTGAAGCAGCTGCCCATGATCATGGAGCACTCGGGCGCCCTCAAGTCCCGGTTCGATGCGCTCAATGGCCTCATCCAGGCCATGCTTAAAGTCACGAGGTGCGTGGTGGACCTCAAGGACCTTCCCTCAGCTTACATCTCCAGCGAGGCCCCCGCATTGTCAGCCGCCATGGCCCACGTCCCAACTGCCGTTTATTGGACCATAAGGAGCGCTGTGGCTTGTGCTAGCCAGATCACCAGCCTCACTAGCTATGGCATTGA GTACATATCATCCACAACTGAGGCATGGGAGCTGTCAACCATGGATCACAAACTGAAGAACATATATGAACATTTGCAGAAGCAAATTGACATATGTAAACAATACATAG ATGAAAAGCGGGATATTGAAGCCTATCAGACTCTCCTGAATCTCTTTGAAACCATCCACATTGACAATATGAAGGTCCTGAAGGCTCTGATTTATCCCAAGGATGATATTCTGCCTCTTGTTGAGGGCACCTCAAAGAAAAGG GTCAACCTCGAAgtcctgaggaggaggaatgtgTTGCTGCTGATCTCGGGGCTGGACATCTCACAGGACGAGCTATCCATCCTGGAGCAGATCCACAGCGAGTCCAAGGCACACGCCAGCCGCCATGATATTCATCAGTATGAGCTGGTGTGGATCCCCTTGGTGGAACGCGCGGGCGAGTTGACCGGCCCAATGCAGACAAAGTTTGAGACCCTGCAGTCCACAATGCCGTGGTACACCGTGTACCACCCAAACCTGATCCACAAGGCGGTGATCCGGTTCATCAAGGAGAAGTGGCACTTCAGGAACAAGCCCATCCTGGTGGTGCTTGACCCACAAGGCAAGGTTGTGTCCCCCAATGCCATTCACATGATGTGGATTTGGGGAAGCAATGCCTTCCCTTTCACTACACTGAGAGAGGAGTCTCTATGGAGGGATGAGGCATGGCGGCTTGAGCTTCTTGTCGATGGCATTGATCAAACAATTCTGAATTGG ATTAAAGATGGCAAGTACATATTCATGTATGGTGGCGATGACATCGAGTGGATCCGCAAGTTCACCTCAGAGGCACGAAAGGTTGCGCTGGCTGCGAATATCTCCCTGGAGATGGTCTATGTGGGCAAGAATAGCAAGCGAGAGAAGGTGCGGCGCGTGATTGAGACCATCAACTTTGAGAAGCTGAGCCACACCTGGGTGGACCTGGCCATGGTGTGGTTCTTCTGGACCCGACTTGAGTCAATGCTCTTCTCTAAGATTCAGCTCGGGAAGGTAGACGAGTCCGATGACTTGATGCAGCAGATCAAGAGGCTGCTCAGCTTCGACAAGGTCGGGGGGTGGGCGATTCTGAGCAAGGGGTCCAGCATCACGGTGAACGGGCACGGGACCACGGTCCTGCCGACCCTGCTCGAGTACGACCTGTGGAGGGAGCACGTGCCGACCAAGGGGTATGACGTGGCATTCAAGGAGCACCATGACAAGATCCACGACATAACGCACCCATGCTGCCGGTTCGAGTTCCAGAGCACGGCAGGAAGGATCCCAGAGAGTATGCGATGCCCCGAGTGCCAGAGAAAAATGGAGAAGCTGACCACCTTCGTCTGCTGCCATGACGAGGCTATTCCCACCATCTATGACTGA
- the LOC104419197 gene encoding uncharacterized protein LOC104419197, with amino-acid sequence MFIAPNTHHHHRHRPCPPSSPTTAHKRSTSLSPAKFKSLIRITNTVTTPDDADGNETAASNQPTPSSAGRIKQLVLSPESRTKLNALPDRDFYSFPRFVKHVDDGFLATLTDLYRDRVRPGSEVLDLMSSWVSHLPEEVRYKRVVGHGMNAQELARNPRLDYFFVKDLNREPRLELASGSFDAVLCTVSVQYLQQPEEVFAEVFRALRPGGVFIVSFSNRLFYEKAITAWRDGTGYGRVQLVVQYFQCIEGFTEPEIIRKLPGSSAAREGKSPLDWIFRLLGLLSGPDPFYAVIAHKNFKPVYE; translated from the exons ATGTTCATAGCCCCCAatacccaccaccaccaccgccaccgcccaTGTCCGCCATCTTCTCCGACCACCGCCCACAAACGCTCGACCTCTCTCTCACCCGCCAAATTCAAATCCCTCATCCGGATCACGAACACCGTCACCACCCCGGACGACGCCGATGGCAACGAAACCGCCGCATCGAACCAGCCAACACCCTCGTCGGCGGGCAGGATCAAGCAGCTGGTGCTGTCCCCAGAATCCCGGACTAAGCTCAACGCCCTGCCGGACCGCGACTTCTACTCGTTCCCGCGCTTCGTGAAGCACGTGGACGACGGCTTCCTCGCCACGTTGACGGACCTCTACAGGGACCGGGTGAGGCCCGGATCGGAGGTGCTGGACCTGATGAGCTCGTGGGTGAGCCACCTGCCGGAAGAGGTGCGGTACAAGAGGGTGGTGGGCCACGGCATGAACGCGCAGGAGCTCGCGAGGAACCCGCGCTTGGACTACTTCTTCGTCAAGGACCTGAATCGCGAGCCGAGGCTCGAGCTGGCGAGCGGGAGCTTCGACGCGGTGCTGTGCACGGTCAGCGTGCAGTATCTCCAGCAGCCCGAGGAG GTATTTGCGGAGGTGTTTCGGGCGCTTAGGCCTGGCGGCGTATTCATCGTGAGCTTCAGCAACAGGCTGTTCTACGAAAAAGCGATCACGGCATGGCGAGACGGGACCGGGTACGGCCGAGTGCAGCTGGTGGTGCAATACTTCCAGTGCATCGAAGGGTTCACGGAGCCTGAGATAATCCGCAAGCTGCCCGGCTCTTCCGCCGCTCGGGAAGGCAAATCGCCTCTCGATTGGATCTTCAGGTTATTGGGATTGCTTAGCGGGCCGGATCCTTTCTACGCTGTGATTGCCCACAAGAACTTCAAACCTGTATATGAATGA
- the LOC104419198 gene encoding cytochrome P450 724B1 yields the protein MDIFCCRLPDTVSAIFLGLCLAFLFLFFNFFFSKQDITARNLPRGSAGWPLLGETLAFLSPHRSNSFSSFLQDHCSRYGKVFKSHLFGSPTIVSCDHELNTFVLQNEERLFQASYPKPMHGILGKYSLLVVSGDLHKKLRSVAVNFVTASKSSPEFHRCVERLSVSMLESWKGREQVAFCKEAKMFALSLMVKTLLSIEPEDPRARKILADFLTYMKGFVSLPLYIPGTPYAMAVKARARLSSTVREIIEERRTGNAAGLKKGDFMDVILGKEGLNEEEMVSIVLDILLGGYETTATLMALIVFFLAHEPASLLQLKEEHLAIRRKKGREEPLNGEDYKQMEYTNDVICEALRCGNVVKFVHRKALQDIEFKGLTIPSGWKVFPVFIGTHLDPTLHENPMKFDPSRWKDKAMSKKVMPFGGGLRLCPGAELARLIIAFFLHHLVLSFRWKTKPDDFPIAYPYVEFKRDLVLEIEPTENRS from the exons ATGGATATCTTTTGTTGCCGCTTGCCCGACACTGTGTCTGCCATCTTCCTAGGCCTTTGCTTGGCTTTTCTGtttctcttcttcaacttcttcttctcgaAGCAAGACATTACGGCAAGAAATCTGCCTCGGGGAAGCGCGGGATGGCCTCTTCTCGGAGAAACTCTCGCCTTCCTCTCGCCTCACCGGTCCAACTCTTTCAGTAGCTTCCTGCAAGATCACTGCTCTAG GTACGGTAAGGTATTCAAGTCCCATCTCTTCGGGTCACCGACCATAGTCTCCTGCGACCACGAGCTCAACACGTTCGTCCTCCAGAACGAGGAGAGGCTGTTCCAAGCGAGCTATCCGAAGCCCATGCACGGGATTCTTGGCAAGTACTCCCTCCTCGTGGTCTCTGGAGACCTCCACAAGAAGCTGAGGAGCGTGGCCGTCAACTTCGTCACTGCCTCCAAGTCGAGCCCTGAATTCCACCGGTGCGTCGAGAGGCTGTCGGTCTCCATGTTGGAGTCGTGGAAAGGGCGTGAACAAGTTGCTTTCTGCAAAGAAGCCAAAATG TTTGCACTAAGCCTTATGGTGAAGACCCTTTTGAGTATTGAACCAGAAGATCCGAGGGCCAGGAAGATACTTGCTGATTTCTTGACGTACATGAAGGGTTTCGTGTCCTTGCCCTTATATATTCCCGGGACCCCATACGCCATGGCCGTGAAG GCAAGAGCAAGGCTTTCCTCAACCGTAAGGGAGATAATAGAAGAGAGAAGGACAGGCAATGCAGCAGGGTTGAAGAAAGGAGACTTCATGGACGTGATCCTGGGGAAGGAGGGGTTGAACGAGGAAGAGATGGTGAGCATCGTGCTGGATATCTTGCTCGGCGGCTACGAAACCACCGCCACCCTCATGGCCCTGATCGTCTTCTTTCTCGCCCACGAGCCCGCCTCTCTCCTCCAACTCAAg GAAGAGCACCTAGCAATAAGgcggaaaaaggggagagaagagCCCTTGAACGGCGAAGATTACAAGCAAATGGAGTACACTAATGAT GTCATATGTGAAGCTTTGAGATGTGGAAATGTGGTCAAGTTTGTGCACCGAAAAGCCCTTCAGGATATTGAGTTCAAAG GTTTAACCATACCCTCGGGTTGGAAAGTATTTCCTGTCTTTATTGGGACGCATCTTGATCCGACTCTACATGAAAATCCCATGAAATTCGATCCCTCAAGATGGAAG GATAAAGCGATGAGCAAGAAGGTCATGCCTTTCGGAGGTGGACTTCGACTTTGTCCCGGCGCCGAACTCGCGCGGCTCATAATTGCCTTCTTTCTTCATCACCTCGTCCTCAGCTTCAG GTGGAAGACAAAACCAGATGATTTCCCCATTGCTTACCCTTATGTGGAGTTCAAGAGGGATTTGGTGCTGGAGATTGAGCCAACAGAAAACCGCAGCTAA